One region of Candidatus Saccharibacteria bacterium genomic DNA includes:
- the sodN gene encoding superoxide dismutase, Ni, with protein MRLFRIKPVYAHCDLPCGVYDPAQARIEAESVKAMMAKYEGLDDHNKMRAVILIEQRAELVKHHLWVLWTDYFKPVHLEKYPDLHDKFWLATKQAGECKHHMDVSEADKLLTMIDDIATIFWETKK; from the coding sequence ATGAGGCTATTTCGAATTAAACCGGTGTATGCGCATTGTGATTTGCCGTGTGGGGTGTATGACCCGGCGCAAGCACGGATTGAAGCTGAGAGTGTGAAGGCAATGATGGCCAAGTACGAAGGGCTAGACGACCACAACAAAATGCGCGCCGTTATTCTCATTGAGCAGCGTGCTGAGCTTGTAAAACATCACCTTTGGGTGCTCTGGACGGACTATTTTAAGCCAGTTCACCTCGAGAAATATCCAGATCTTCACGACAAGTTTTGGCTGGCTACTAAGCAGGCCGGTGAGTGTAAACATCATATGGATGTTTCTGAAGCGGATAAGCTGCTTACCATGATTGATGATATTGCAACAATATTTTGGGAAACAAAAAAATAG
- a CDS encoding general stress protein, with product MAKEQSGKGWHGDSEGHARAGRKGGKLSSGNFKNNPERASLAGKAGGSISPGNFKNNPERAREAGRKGGKA from the coding sequence ATGGCAAAAGAACAATCAGGTAAGGGTTGGCACGGAGACTCCGAAGGCCATGCTAGAGCTGGTCGTAAGGGCGGCAAACTGAGTTCTGGCAATTTCAAGAACAACCCCGAGCGCGCATCGCTTGCGGGTAAAGCTGGTGGCAGTATAAGCCCCGGCAATTTCAAGAACAACCCCGAGCGCGCGCGAGAAGCGGGCCGCAAAGGCGGCAAAGCGTAA
- a CDS encoding S26 family signal peptidase translates to MSQESKRRTFILIRRVVGKSMWPVLDPEQVVIAVRKRQYEPEDVVVISHRGREKIKRIHKVEGGKYDVRGDNLSQSTDSRHFGPVAKEDILGKVVWPRV, encoded by the coding sequence ATGAGCCAAGAGTCCAAAAGACGCACATTTATTCTCATCCGGCGGGTGGTGGGCAAGAGCATGTGGCCAGTACTCGACCCAGAGCAGGTGGTTATTGCTGTAAGGAAGCGGCAGTATGAGCCTGAAGATGTCGTGGTTATCTCGCACCGTGGCCGAGAAAAAATAAAAAGGATTCATAAGGTAGAAGGTGGTAAATACGACGTTAGGGGAGATAATTTGTCTCAAAGTACAGATAGTCGCCACTTTGGTCCCGTTGCCAAGGAGGACATTTTGGGTAAGGTGGTGTGGCCAAGAGTGTAA